AAAGCACAAAACACTTGCAACAAAGAACCAAAGAAGgataaaaatttaaaataaaataaaaaaaaaaaaaaaaaaaaagagagaaaagaaacaaaagagagGAAACAATGAGTCAAATTCAAAACCACCACCAAAACAATCTCTCTTTGAGTCCGGTTTGTCGAAAACGAGAATATACGGACCTCCAAGGAAGATGAACCTATCGTCTCTACGATGTCATTTCTTCTTATCAATggtaaaatgaaaggaGCAGGGCCATAGTGTTTGATAAGCCAAAAACAACGTAGCCACCAAGGCCTTGGATGGACATTTATAAATACGGCGAATTTACATGTTTGATCTCTCCTCCCAATTTACActaattttctttcctaaAGTTGTTTGTTAACGGACGGTCTAGTTTACCTCTCATACATTgcaacttttcttttacttctactactactactactactactgTTATTTGCTACTTGTCTGCTTGTCAGTTTGTACTCTTACTCCCacctttgttttgtttgttgataTTAGAAATGACGAAAATTGAAACCACTACCACCACCAACGTTCCTCCTATGACATTATCCGTCCAAAACACGGCTTCCAATGCCTTCAAGCCTTACACGACATCTCATGGCTTGCGCATTTCTCCCGCTCCTTTGCCTTCTCACAGCACGGATGTCTCATTCGGTGCCCTTATTGAAGGCATTGACCTGCGCAAGATGACTGATGAACAATTCCAGGAGATCCGCACCGCACTCTTTGAACATCAAGTCGTTTGCTTTCCCAACCAACACAGTCTGCCTCCTCAGAATCAGTACGACATCACACATCGGTTTGACCCCGAGAGTTCCACATACGGCCATGGGAATAGTTCCAATAAGCAAGAAAATAGCATTCTCCATCCCGATCTTCACACCGTCCCCGCTGTACCACAGGTCCAATTGATCGGCCATGGTGTAATTCAAAATCATTACGGCTTACCTGAAGCTCGTCTCAAGCATCCTCATCATCGTAGCTTCCATCGTGATCCCATTTCAGCCGAAGAAGAACATAAAAAGCAAGTCACTCGCTTCTATCGTTGGCATATTGATGCTGCTCTTTACGACTATAATCCTCCTGTTGTCACCACGCTTTCTGCCATTTCAGTCCCTCGGGGCACCCAAACTCTGCGGTACGATGATAAATCAGGCCATGAAATGCCCGTTCCCCTTGGTTCAACTGCGTTTGCCTCTGGCTACAAGTTGTTTGATTTGCTTTCCGAcgagcaaaagaaaatcgCCGCCCGCACTCGTGTTCAGTACCTCCCACACGCATATGTCGCTATCCATAAGGCTCGTGCCTTGCCTAATGGCCTAAGTATGTACTCGGAGGACTTGGAACTCCCAAAGGACAAATTGCCGGATTGGGAAGAGAGCAAAATTAAGacttttcctcttctttggaagaatccCGTTACCGGTAAGCTTGCTCTTCAAACTCATGGTTGCTGTGCCGAAAAGATTTACATTGACAATCCAGAGGGTTCTACCACCGTCATCGATGACCTTGCAAAGGTTCGCGAAATACTCTACAGTTATCAACGCCCCGGCATCAATCCCGAGCGTGTTTACTGCCATGACTGGAAAGAGGGTGATTTCGTAATTTTCCACAATCGCGGTCTCATTCATTGCATTACAGGTGCCTATGATGATAGCCAAACACGAGTCTTTCATCAATGCAATTTGGCTGCTTCTCATCCTCCTGCCGGACCTACCGCTGAAGAAATTGCTTCCATATGAAACAGCTGTTCGTATGCCAATTCTATTTTAGTAAACCCAAAGTTGACAAAGTTCGTTAATATGgcttgttttcatttggtGCTTGCGTTGTgtcgttttgtttttacctGCATCAGCTTGTCACGTAATTCCCTTTCCTTTATTCGCTACGTCTTATGTTTACTTATATGAATTTCAGTATTGATGTTCAACAAATCTTTAATTTGTTCAATGGTCAGCCCTTGTCCATCTCTTACTTTACTCTGCATAGTTAGTGTAAGAATGTCATGGTTCGTTTAATGTTATCCATCACCGTTAGTTTTTGTTAATAGTAGGAATTGGATTACATCTATGATGCTGCTTCTAGCAAGTAAGACAACGATGTCCATATTTTGAACGACTGACTAACTATTAGTGTCAATTGCATTAAATCCAATatgatttggaagagtGCTGGGCAATATATTTGTCGCAGTATTCCATACAGTTGTTCCCAATGCCTTCTGTTAGCCTCATCTTTCGGCCTGAAGAAGTACGGAGTGTTTAAATATTTGAACCCTGCTGTTTGCTAGTTGATTTTTATCATTCTAAACATATtcttatttcttgttttgacGAGTATGTTGTGTATAACTATAAAATATTCTAACTGTTCCAGTAAATCAAAAGGCACACTAAAGCATGAATTCAAATTTGGTAAACGGCATAGCGGTTTAGGAAATGCTTTGTCTTGTACTTTTGGTATGTACTCTTTGGAGATTTTTCCTCTCACAATATCTTTTTAACCTATATAGAATCGCTCAATGTCTGAGAGACATTCGAACGAAGAAACTGAATTTCAACCTCTTGATGACCAAACACTGAAGTCTGAGGTTTCGTGTTTACTTATTTCTGTAATCTTGTCGAAACGGttgtatttcttcttcgatTTTCACGCCATTCTTTGCAAGCACGGATTCTTAGTCCACTAAATTacaaataataaaacaTTTGCATAAAAATTATATGTTTGTTTCTCATTCACTCATTCAAGGATCTCCTAATAtgtttcaatttcttttcacgGCACTGTTAGCCAAACATGGGTTATTTCAATCATGAATTGAAGAATAATGATTTAAATATTCGCCATTTAATGAGAATACTTTTTGAGAAGAACTGTAACTTCAAATCAACACTGCATGGTATAAATGCATATTTAATAAACAACTTCAACGATATCGAAACTCGTCATCTGATAATTCTACTATGCAGTACTAAAGAAATATTCTCAAATATTAGCAAAACCTATTGTTTTAAAGAATAAGTAacattacaaaaagtaaataaagcatcaaatgttttattttaaagtCCTTAAGCAAAAAACCGAAAATATATACTCCCGGATATAAAGTTCAAGATTCCGTTAGTTCATTATTGACAAATCTAGATAAATCCTTCAATTTATAGTCAGAATGTTTAAATCAGTCACATCCTTTAATATGAATAAGTGAGATCGGCTTCCTACCgctatttttttttaaccAGCTCATAgatattgcttttttgtaCACACGTAGCACTACCTGTGTTCTATTTAAAACTGCTACAAGTGTTGTTGTTATGAGCACTCAAGACACAATTTCGTGTAGATGCACAACAGAAAATAAGagtttcataaaaatattaGGAGAGATACTTTATTAGTGAAATCCATCatggatttcttttactaAACATctaaacaaaaggaaactactaaaaaagcaaaacaataataataataaatgGAAAGACAAAGGCACAAAAGGGGGAAAGACgtaacaaaaaaaggacaTTACAATGGATAAATAAACATCAGATTTTCTTGATCAGTCAAATCCAACATAGAATTATCGATGAATCCTGAAGTAGGATTTCCAGAGGAATCTACGAACTCAACCAAAGTCTTagaaatcttttcttcatgatTTTGTTCGCGTAAAGAACGGCGTTTCTCGTTTTGACGAACGAGGATCCAACGGATGGTTAAAAGAATTGCGGGAGAAACCGACCAAGAAACAACGATCTGAACAATCCAAGCAGGATAATATCTAGGAGCGTCATGGCTCTGCCACATTTGAGGTCCAATGATGTTGGCTATGGCATAGGCaatcataaacaaaacaccTCTAGTAAGCTTTTTGGTATATCCAGAGCATGTGGCAGACATCCACCCAAgggaaataataaaaggaattccaaaattgcTTGCTATAATGATGGCAGCCAATTCTCCTATTTTACGATCCCAAGGGATTGCGACAGAAGCAATCCCTCCTGCTAAGCAGGGAATGTACCACAAGGCTCCATGGAACGCACTTTGGTTCACAATTAGAGTCATAAAGTATGTAGCAAGAACAGAGCTCACACAATTATACCCAGAATTAGCGACACTGACCAAGGTAGAATTTAAATTCGATACACCCAAACTAGTAAACAACAAGTTTTGTTGATAAGCCAGATTATTAGCAAGCTGATTTGTGAAAACATGAAGAGCAAACAACCAAGTAACTGGTTCTTTTAAAGCTTCGAATACCTGatactttttgaattttttggattcgATGCCGCTGTTATTGTTTCTGCGCACGCGGTCTACCGTATGCAAACGTTCACTTTTTGTCAAAAAGCGTGCTTTGGTAGGATTATCTGGgtaatagaaaaagagccAAAGAGTCATAAAGAAAGTGATACCTCCAACGATGATCATAAAAAGCTTCCAAGGAGAGACAGTATGGGTAGCGTACTGCACGCCATATGCAATAAAACCAGCGGGAATGTTACATCCGTAGcaagaaatataaaagataggttgaagaaaaatcagTTCGTTGTGTGGGAAGAACATACCGAGTGTAGCTTCCATCGTAGGAAGCAAAGAGGATTCCACGACACcaaggaagaaacgaaGTGCCATAAGTCCACCGAAATTGTAAGCCGTACAATGCAAAAAGATTATGATCGTCCAAAGAGCCGTTGAGGTAGCGACGAATTTTCCCACAGGAAATCGTTGTAGTAACAAATGGCCAGGGATTTGACCTACTATGTATCCCACATAAAAGATTGTGTTTAGATCATTGTATTGGTTTTTTGTAATATGTGTATCATCGAATAGGCCAAGGATGCTGGAGTAACTGAGGGTAGCTTTATCGATATACAGCATCATATCTAAAAGCATTACCATTGCAAGAACGGTAAAGTATAATTTCCAGCGcagttttttttcttgtttagGATTTAAAGGCTCCAATTCCTCTGCTGCTTTCATATACTTGAAAGTTTCGTCCAAAAGGGAATTCGAATGGCTTTGGGTATTAGAAAGCGAACTTTGAGAAACTTCCGAAAGAGAGGTAAACTTTTCCACattgctttctttctccaTGCtactttttccatttttttcgGTTTCAAAAGAGTCATCAACATCACTGTTATGAATGGAAGGAGGGTTTCTGAAGATTTCGCTCATGTTTTGAATATcaaatgaaatagaaatacTCCTATTTCCTCTATAAATCAATTCCTAGCAACAggtttttgctttttttatttatttatttacaacGCAAACCTCAGCAAAACAATGCGACAATGACAACAAACGTCCACAACTCCAAAGGATTTATGCTTCTGAAAAGCGAATAATGAATCGCTAAACGAGAGGAtaatttggtttgttttgttttcctgCTTTTAAAAAGACTCGTTTCgtccttttttaatttcaaacAACCTTTAAGAATTCTCTCAATCGAACCCAAGACAAAATGTTGCGAATAGGTTCCTAAGGTCCCTACATATATAAGAACAGCTTCCCATCGATAGAGACTTCATCTATCGTCTTTCATAACGACATCTTGTAAAACAATCACCAAATATTTGTCAGGAATAATTAAATGTCGTAAATGTACTCCTCAAAAGACGTATTTGCTTGGGAGCACGCAATAAAAAACGTTCTATGTtgataaagaaacaatctttcaaaagccatcaatttgtaaacaaaaataaaacaagaaaaatcgTTCCTAAAGAAGGCACCTGGGAAAGACAGGAAACGTTCGAAGAATTTATTTCATCAATATCCATCAGTCAATTTTCAATCTCATATTGTCATATtgtcttcttgttttttttttctttttttttctttttatttatttaaacaAGTCTTTTTCGTTGATAAACTTGGAATTCCTCTTGCATATCTTATCGATGGACAAAGTCAAGCTTGCCGAATTCCCTCTTGTTGTTTGTTGTAGGATTTTGTCACACAAGGACCAAAAGAGCgacagaaaaaagaaaatcagaATTGAAACATTTGTATAGAAATAGAATGAGaatgagaaagaaatgaaatcaagaaaaccTGTTTGAAAAGAACGATGCATTCCTTGGCAATTTAAACATAAAACGTATAGCAGTTCTTTGTTTCACTCGTCGCATGAACGGGTgtatgaaagaaacatttctttaactttttttcatagCTAGGATGTCTTGTACTCTAATCAATAGAGATTCATCAGTTCGGTTGTATGGTGTAGCGGCTAGCACATGAGATTTTGATTCTCGAGATCTGGGTTCGACTCCCAGTACGACCTTGTACTTAacagtttttgttttcttttgtctcattgatttcattcaatttgttttaaaggatttttatgatttttattgtagCTTGGTCTCAAGAGTTTAGAGTTTAAAGTGCCTCCTCGTCTAGAGTCTTGGATATTTTGCATGGAATTCTAttgaatagaaaagaataattgTTGATTATCATTCATTCATGTCATAGTCATGGAATCGTTAGCAATCATCATGCTCATGCTTCTGCAGCTGCTTCCGCCTGAGGAGCAGGATTATGCCAATGGGTATCAAGGTCCATTTCAGTGGTTGTCAAAAGTTTGGTGCGATGGGAAAGCTTCCAAACGAGATACAATCCCAAAACAAGAGGAATTTCTATGTAATAACtaagaaagagagaaaattggaaaggaaagaaactCTTCCATCCTTGTACAAGGAGGAAAACAACATTCAAAATAATCACCAAATATGGTCCCACGGGATACGTCCAATTGGGAAACAAGAGTCGATGGGTTTTTGCTTGGGTACGTAAAGCTTTCCTGAATCGCAGACTAGTAACTCCAATAAATGTCCAAGACAATTGGTTGGAAACAGCAATAATGTTGAGTAAAAAGGACCATGTCTTTCCGGCGTGTGATGTCAACAAACACAAAATCGCAAGCGTACTAGTAGCCAACACTGCAAGCCATGGAACTCCATGACGATTgcatttggaaaagacATTGGGTGCATGTCCAGCTCGCGCCAAGGAGTACAAAAGACGAGTGCCTGCAAACAGGGAATGATTGCCTGCTGAGAGAGCCGAGGATAGGATCACTGCATTCATCAAACTAGCCGCTCCGGGAACACCaaacttttggaaaacgaGTGTAAACGGGGACATCCGGACGGAATCGCCATTCAGGCCCGGTGTGTTGTATGGAATGTTGATACCGACAACCAAAACACCAACAATATACAAGGTCAAAACACGAAACGACATCGACCTGATTGCCTTTGGTAAACTTTTAACTGGATTCAGGGCCTCGCCAGCAGCAATGGCAATCGATTCCGTTCCGGCAAAAGCAAACGCCGCATTTACAAAGCTGCTTATAAACCCACCAAAACCATTGTGGAAAGCACCAGGCTCTTTCCAGTAGCGAAAGCCGATAAACTCGTTTTCATTGTTGACTCCCATATTGGTGACAAGTCCAATCACGCAAAACAAAGCAACTGTAAACACCTTAATGGCTGCGAGCCAGTATTCAATTTCGCCAAACCCGTCCACTGGAAGCATGTTCAATCCAACGTTGGCTAGAAGAGAGATGATAGGTGTAGCAGTGCGAACAATTTCTCTTGTACTGCGAATCCCAAAACTCGTGGAGAAAGACGAATCTGCAACTGCCGATGTCGTGTCAGGAAGCCAAAAATCAACGAGCAATCGAGATGCTAACACGTGGCTTGCTAATGCAATCGTATCGTTCAACCAGTAATTCCAAGTAAGAGCAAAGCTGAAAGATTCATCAACATAGTTTCCGACATATGTACAAAACGATCCTGCTACTGGCATGTAGACGGCCATTTCGCCTAGCGCTAGCATGGTACAATACACGCTTACGCCAATGATGCAAAACGATAAAAGGAGAGCCGCAGGGCCTGAATCAGCTAGAGAAGATCCAATCCCTAAAAACAAGCCTGTGCCAATGGTTCCTCCAAAGGCAAGCATTTGGATTTGCCTTGCGCCCAAAGAGCGTCGTAAGGAATCCGATTCTGCATTCGCACCTGGTTgcataaagaaaatagatGTAAAGAAATCTCCAATTCAAATATATAGAAGAGAAAGTAAATTAATGGATGGTTATATAGACTTGATTCCTTTGTTCGTTTTCGTAGACGGTAAAGGAAGTACAATAAAGATTGACTGATATCACAAGAGCAATAAAGCACCACAAAAAAAGACCACTGATTCTATACATTcatctttttaaaaaaatatataatttctCAGTccctttttaaaaatgaaaagaaacgcGTCTATCGTACAAACATTCCGAATTGAACATTCAATataatataaacaaaccaaaaattccttcatcaaaaggaaacaagATTTGAACGGTAATGATATGCAAATTGAATCGTATTGTTTTATTGGACGGACCggaaattgtttttttcgtGTGGTTGTAGCAAGTCATTGActagaaacaaaattgaactctttgtttacaagaaaaaggtcCCTTGGAAAAAATAGTTCAATTACCAAGGTTCTTTCCGTATATACTAAGCAGCTGTATATAggtttttttatcattCCCTTGTGTGTTCATCAATCAATGAAATTTGGAATTCCCATTTTCTCTTTAGTGAGTCATATTTTATACACTTTGTAGCAATATAGCCATGTAGTGTAATATCCAAAATGAAAGAGTTATTActgaaaatgtttttattattctttaCAAATTCATTCTCCTGTAACTTGTGAATCGTTCAGAGGTCGAATTTCAGCTACTGTAGATGCAGCATCGGAGAACCCTCCTACAAACAATTCTTGATTCACAAATATTCATACAGAGGCTGGTAAATGATGTTTCAAAATCGACCGAATTGGAGAGACCTTGCTCCTTCTTTATACAAATGATCCTGGactcaaaaaagaaacaaaaacaaaaaaaaaaaaacactcTTGACATCATCAACGTTAAACATGAAGAATCATACCGAAAAAAGATTACAAGAGAAGCGTATCATTGCATTAAGATCATACTTTGCGAAAAGTTATGACACGAAGCCGTTTATACATATTATAGACATTCACTAACCCATTGgccttgaaaaagaattccaGCTCTGGTAGttccaaaagtaaaaaactctcatttttataataGGTCCCAGGACAATTAATCCGCTGCTGTAAGCCACTTGGTAACACGATTATGTAGGTATTTCTTCGCTAGAAATGTTTGACATACAATTGCTCCACTCTGGGAACAACCTGCTTATagatgttttcttttcattctgCAAACTGGGTAAAacagtttttgaaaaaaaaaaaaagagagtTGACGACAACGGCAGGATTCGAACCTGCGCTCCCAGAGGGAATCCGCTGGGCTACTTGATAGCAGGCGAACGCCTTAAAACCACTCGGCCACGTTGTCTTTCTTGGAGTACttatttgtaaaataatatttattgaaaaagtgcaaaataaaagaatggatTGTGCTTGTACAAGTCATTGTGTACGGTTTAAGCTGTCTTTTGCtacattttcattttccagATGCTTTCTTTGTACTCTACAAAGAGAGAAGTTCTACGGGTTCAAAGGGCTACTTAGAACAGCTTTACTTTGGTGGTGCTTTCCAGCAATACGAAAAGGATGTAAGGACGAACACGTAAACGAATCATATAGAATTATAttaaacaacaaaaaacagaaaTGAAAACCTTCCAAGTAGTATATAGTTGGGTATTAAAGAACGGATATATCAATTAAGAACAGACTTACGAAAAGCCAGTCTACAGGGCACCAACACTTCAAATAGGATACGTATAGTTCAAAGATTTGAACCATAAAGGGGATTCCCAACGCAGCCAGAGGATAGTATGGACATAGGAacagttttctttttctttttattttttcatgaaaagtTAAGTAAGAAACGACTTTGacgattttgttttcgttaCAAAGTATACAACGATTGGGACAAACAAGatgaacaacaaaaaatggATATAGCTTCTTTATACAACAACAGAAGGATCTTGAGAACTcatatccttttcttcttggcGAGTTCTCTCTTTTGTGGATTCGTTGCTTTCTTGGCGAGCATTGACTTCAATACCATGCGACAAGGCCGGTGGTTCTTCTGAGAATTTGTACGAAGTTTCTCCAATTTCCACATTATCCAAACCCAGCACTTCATCGTCGCGAGAAACACGGAGAGAAAGTCCGGGAATGTAATTCATGATATATAACAAGGCACAAGAAAGGACAAAGGAATAGGCTGCACAAGAAACCGTATCGGCCAATTGGTAACCCAGCTGGATATAGTGATGGGACAACCAACCGCCCTTGTTTCCAGTAGACCCATCTAAGGATTGGATATAGTCAGCGGAGAAAAGAGCTGTCAGGATGTTGCCAACCATACCGCCGACAGCGTGTTCGGCAAAAATGTCCAACGCATCATCCACACGGATGAGTCGTTTCAGGTAAGTAGCTCCATAGCAGGCAGATGCGCCGATGCCTCCGATGACCACAGCAGCCCAAGGAGGTACGAAACCGGATCCCGGGGTAATAGCGACCAAACCGGCGACAGCACCACAGCAAAAACCGACGGCAGACCAGTGACGGGTCTTGATATAATCCCAAAAGCACCAAACGATGCCACCAATAGAAGCTGCGATGTGAGTGACCACGCAAGCCATAACGGCTCTAATATTGGCAGAACCAGCAGAGCCACCATTGAATCCAAACCAACCGAACCAAAGCAAGACAGTACCCAAGACGACATGGGGAACGTTATGGGGACGGTATTGAACAGTGCCATGGTCGTGTCTCTTGCCAACCACGATGGAATAAGCAAGAGCCGTCATACCAGAAGCGATGTGGACGGGAGAACCACCAGCGAAATCGTAGGAGCCTAGAGTACTGAGCCAGCCCTTAGGATTCCAGGTCCAAAACGCAATTGGGTCGTAAACGATCGTGCTCCAGAGAAAGACAAAGACGAGGCAAGGCAACATTCGACCCCGGTCGGCGGCGGCACCGATAGCCAAAGCAGGAGTGAGGGCAGCAAACATGCCTTGGTAGatgcaaaacaaaatgtcGGGAAGTCCAGCAGCGACACTAGAAGGTCTACCGAGAGTTTGACGCAAGCCAAAGTTTGCCAAAGATCCAATATAAGGACCACCGTTGTGGGAAAAGGTGAGAGAATATCCCCAAAAGAACCATTGGAAGGCAATAACAGCGACCGACATCATGGAAAGGAAGAGCATAGAAATGGCGCTTCTGCGACGGGCCAAGCCAGAGTAAAAGAACCCTACACCGGGAATCATGATAAACACGAGGGCTGTACTAGCGAGGATCCAAGAAATATCACCACCATCGTAGAATTGGTTCAAGTCGACAGTTCTAGAGTCTCCTCCATTGACGCCGCTTGGCGTAGGCGTAGCACTTGTCGTCGAAGACATGATAAATCAATGAAATCGGgaatcaaaaattgaatgatAACGAATAGAAAATAAGGCGAAAATAGCAAAATGATTATGAAATCGATTGGAATATGCAATAGCTGTTGATTCTTTCTACGTTTCCAAAGCAGCAAGTATTTACTAAGGCCGGTTTGTGTCACGAAAACAGCGATACGGAACAAAGTatccaaaagcaatttaGATTCCTAAAGCACTGCCTAAAATGTATTTACAAAGTACGGTCTAAAACCAAGAGAAACACCCTTGTAAACACGGGTCCCATATCCGCTGTTTATATCACGTACAAAATACGTGGTCGAGGTTAATCGCGATAAGCAAGAGATAAGCAGTATCTTTAACGATTTTGATTGGGAAGCTTATCTTCGCTTGCCGCAATGAAAACCCAAATAAGATAGAGAACTGCGACCGATAATGACATCATTAATGATAGTGGGAATCTTCCGGACCAAGGTACGTTGGCCTCCAAGGTACATTGGATTGAGCAGTGGATCGCAGGTCCTTAAAGACTCTTCAGGTGTGGTAAAGTG
The nucleotide sequence above comes from Schizosaccharomyces osmophilus chromosome 3, complete sequence. Encoded proteins:
- the xan1 gene encoding alpha-ketoglutarate-dependent xanthine dioxygenase Xan1; its protein translation is MTKIETTTTTNVPPMTLSVQNTASNAFKPYTTSHGLRISPAPLPSHSTDVSFGALIEGIDLRKMTDEQFQEIRTALFEHQVVCFPNQHSLPPQNQYDITHRFDPESSTYGHGNSSNKQENSILHPDLHTVPAVPQVQLIGHGVIQNHYGLPEARLKHPHHRSFHRDPISAEEEHKKQVTRFYRWHIDAALYDYNPPVVTTLSAISVPRGTQTLRYDDKSGHEMPVPLGSTAFASGYKLFDLLSDEQKKIAARTRVQYLPHAYVAIHKARALPNGLSMYSEDLELPKDKLPDWEESKIKTFPLLWKNPVTGKLALQTHGCCAEKIYIDNPEGSTTVIDDLAKVREILYSYQRPGINPERVYCHDWKEGDFVIFHNRGLIHCITGAYDDSQTRVFHQCNLAASHPPAGPTAEEIASI
- a CDS encoding cysteine transmembrane transporter, with protein sequence MSEIFRNPPSIHNSDVDDSFETEKNGKSSMEKESNVEKFTSLSEVSQSSLSNTQSHSNSLLDETFKYMKAAEELEPLNPKQEKKLRWKLYFTVLAMVMLLDMMLYIDKATLSYSSILGLFDDTHITKNQYNDLNTIFYVGYIVGQIPGHLLLQRFPVGKFVATSTALWTIIIFLHCTAYNFGGLMALRFFLGVVESSLLPTMEATLGMFFPHNELIFLQPIFYISCYGCNIPAGFIAYGVQYATHTVSPWKLFMIIVGGITFFMTLWLFFYYPDNPTKARFLTKSERLHTVDRVRRNNNSGIESKKFKKYQVFEALKEPVTWLFALHVFTNQLANNLAYQQNLLFTSLGVSNLNSTLVSVANSGYNCVSSVLATYFMTLIVNQSAFHGALWYIPCLAGGIASVAIPWDRKIGELAAIIIASNFGIPFIISLGWMSATCSGYTKKLTRGVLFMIAYAIANIIGPQMWQSHDAPRYYPAWIVQIVVSWSVSPAILLTIRWILVRQNEKRRSLREQNHEEKISKTLVEFVDSSGNPTSGFIDNSMLDLTDQENLMFIYPL
- a CDS encoding amino acid transmembrane transporter, with protein sequence MQPGANAESDSLRRSLGARQIQMLAFGGTIGTGLFLGIGSSLADSGPAALLLSFCIIGVSVYCTMLALGEMAVYMPVAGSFCTYVGNYVDESFSFALTWNYWLNDTIALASHVLASRLLVDFWLPDTTSAVADSSFSTSFGIRSTREIVRTATPIISLLANVGLNMLPVDGFGEIEYWLAAIKVFTVALFCVIGLVTNMGVNNENEFIGFRYWKEPGAFHNGFGGFISSFVNAAFAFAGTESIAIAAGEALNPVKSLPKAIRSMSFRVLTLYIVGVLVVGINIPYNTPGLNGDSVRMSPFTLVFQKFGVPGAASLMNAVILSSALSAGNHSLFAGTRLLYSLARAGHAPNVFSKCNRHGVPWLAVLATSTLAILCLLTSHAGKTWSFLLNIIAVSNQLSWTFIGVTSLRFRKALRTQAKTHRLLFPNWTYPVGPYLVIILNVVFLLVQGWKSFFPFQFSLFLSYYIEIPLVLGLYLVWKLSHRTKLLTTTEMDLDTHWHNPAPQAEAAAEA
- the amt1 gene encoding plasma membrane ammonium transmembrane transporter Amt1, coding for MSSTTSATPTPSGVNGGDSRTVDLNQFYDGGDISWILASTALVFIMIPGVGFFYSGLARRRSAISMLFLSMMSVAVIAFQWFFWGYSLTFSHNGGPYIGSLANFGLRQTLGRPSSVAAGLPDILFCIYQGMFAALTPALAIGAAADRGRMLPCLVFVFLWSTIVYDPIAFWTWNPKGWLSTLGSYDFAGGSPVHIASGMTALAYSIVVGKRHDHGTVQYRPHNVPHVVLGTVLLWFGWFGFNGGSAGSANIRAVMACVVTHIAASIGGIVWCFWDYIKTRHWSAVGFCCGAVAGLVAITPGSGFVPPWAAVVIGGIGASACYGATYLKRLIRVDDALDIFAEHAVGGMVGNILTALFSADYIQSLDGSTGNKGGWLSHHYIQLGYQLADTVSCAAYSFVLSCALLYIMNYIPGLSLRVSRDDEVLGLDNVEIGETSYKFSEEPPALSHGIEVNARQESNESTKERTRQEEKDMSSQDPSVVV